From the Streptomyces nodosus genome, the window GATACTGCACGGAGTTGTAGGGCACGATCAGGAACCCGTTGCTCTCACGGACCTGCTCTGCATCGATGGCCAGTGGCGGCTCGTCATCACGCTGGCTCTGCGCGAGAAACGCCACCGCAAGCTGCAGGGCTTCGTCCTGCTCCATCATCCATCTCCAGTCCGTCGGCTCGACGGCGGCACCCTAACCGTCCTGGGATGATCTCCGCGTGGCTGGTGTGATCACGGCGTCGGAGCCGTCCTGGATAGCTCCATTCACCGGACTGAGCCCCCGAGCCTTGCGGAAGCTGGTGACGGTCTTGCGCCGCCAGGGCGCGGACGCTGTCCGCATGGGCCGGCCGTGGAGCCTCCCCCTGGAGGACCGGGCACTGCTGGTCGCGGCGTACTGGCGCACGAACCTCACGATGCGCCAGCTCGCCCCGCTGTTCGGGGTGTCCAAGTCGGCAGCGGACCGCATCATCGACCGCCTTGGGCCGATGCTCGCGCTCCAGCCCCGCAAGCGGTTCGCCAAGGGCACCGTGCTCATCGTGGACGGCACCTTGGTCCCGACCCGGGATCACGCCGTCGCTGAGCGGTCAAAGAACTACCGGTACTCCACCAACCACCAGGTCGTCATCGACGCCGACACCCGCCTGGTCGTCGTGGTCGGCCGGCCGCTCGCCGGTAACCGCAACGACTGCAAGGCATGGGAGGAGTCCGGCGCCAAGGCCGCCGTCGGCAAGACCATCACGATCGCCGACGGTGGCTACCCGGGCACCGGACTCGTCATTCCGCACCGCCGCGAGCGCGGCCAGACCGAACTTGCGGACTGGAAAGAGGAGCACAACAAGTCCCACAAGCAGGTCCGGGCCCGCGTCGAGCACGTCTTCGCACGGATGAAGACGTGGAAGATCCTCCGCGACTGCCGCCTCAAAGGCGAGGGCGTCCATCATGCTGTCGCGACCAGACAGAGATGATGTGATCTTGGTATTCGGAGGGCTCTCTGACCTGCGACGCTTCAACTGTATTCGGAAAGCATCTGCGAGCTTCTGACCTGCAGATTCTCCGTTTGGCAGGCCTCTGACCTTACTCACCGCAACTTCCCCTGGACTGGCATCAAGTGCTCTAGGACGCGTATAGAGCAGTGACTGGGGGAGCGCAGATGCCCGTTCTGCGACCTCTCGTCGATCTCTGGAAGCTGATCAGAGGTCGGACGGGCTCGAGAACGCCGTCGTTCAGCGCGAGGGACTTCCAGTGCTGCTGGGGTGGGCACGGGGAGGGGGCGCGGGTGATGATCTGCCCGTTGGCTGCGGCATGGCGGCCGCTCGAGTGGGAGATTTTGTTCAGTGAGGTCTTTTCAACCTGCGGGTGAGCTGGCGTGATGCAGGGTGAGGACAGCTTGGACCAGGCCCGTGATGCGGGTGGTCGAGCAGCGGAGTTTGCGGAGGAGTCGCCAGTTCTTGAGTGTCGGCGACGGCTGAAAAGGGTTCAGGCACGGATTCCGTGAAGGTGAACAAGGGTCGGCTACGGTCTGTGGTCGGCCGGAGTCTTGCTCGGAGGCTGTGCTGGGTGGATCTCCGTACGCGAGAATGCTCGGCATGACGACTTGAAGAGCACCGGCTGGGCGGCAACATTGGCGAAAGGTCGGGAGCTGGGACACGATTCCCGACGGCGATCGACGCGTCTGCGCCGCCTGCGGAACACCCGTCTGCTCGTACCAGTATCTCTTCCATCCACCCGAGTCCTCGATGTTCGAGCGGTGCATCGGACTCGCCTGGTGCTCCACTTGCCGCATCTACTCCGGCAACATGGTGTACGTCCCGCGGAAGCGAGTCCTGGTCGACCTCCTCGCGTCTCTTCCTGCCGAGCAGCGAGAACGGCTGCTGCGTTCGGCGACGCGACTGATCGACTTCCTGGACCGCCAGGCCCGAGGCGCCAAAGGCTAGGGTCGACGGCTGGCCGCGATCAGGAGGAGCCGCTTGCGCAGTAGCGGAAGTTTCGCTCTGCCGAACATGCTGCGCTTGAGGGCTTTCAGGTCGTTGACGCGGCCTTCGACGGGGCCGGAGGACCATTCGGTGCTCATGCCGAAGACGACGGCGTCGAGGTCGGTGATCAGCCCGGCGGCGAAGGAGGCCAGGCCGCACTGCTGGTCGGCGCAGACATCGGCGATCCATCCGCGCAGCCGTTCTCCTTCACGGTTGGTCATGAGGGTTGCGAACGTCCGGACGTGGGCGGTGGTGGCTGTGAGCTCGGGCGAGCGGGCCAGCAGTGTCTTGAGCCGCAGCCGGTCGTCGTCACGTAGGTGGTCGGGGTGGCTCATGATCCAGCGGGTGGCTTCGCGGGGCGAGGGCGGCCGGGCCATCGGCGGACGGCTGGCTGCGGGTCGGCGTCCGGGACGCAGCGGATGGACATAGTCGCGCAGGGTGCTGTAGGCGCAGCGGGCCCTACGTTCTTGCAGCTCACGGTGGAGGATCGACAGGTTCGTGCAGCCCTCGGCGATCCGTTGCTCCAGGTAAGGTCGGTATCGGTCGAGTTTACTGGTCCGGTCTTGCCACTGG encodes:
- a CDS encoding YrhB domain-containing protein; translated protein: MMEQDEALQLAVAFLAQSQRDDEPPLAIDAEQVRESNGFLIVPYNSVQYLASRDVRQQLLDCWPILVDLERGDVRFGTLDERHLWKNLSS
- a CDS encoding IS5/IS1182 family transposase, translated to MAGVITASEPSWIAPFTGLSPRALRKLVTVLRRQGADAVRMGRPWSLPLEDRALLVAAYWRTNLTMRQLAPLFGVSKSAADRIIDRLGPMLALQPRKRFAKGTVLIVDGTLVPTRDHAVAERSKNYRYSTNHQVVIDADTRLVVVVGRPLAGNRNDCKAWEESGAKAAVGKTITIADGGYPGTGLVIPHRRERGQTELADWKEEHNKSHKQVRARVEHVFARMKTWKILRDCRLKGEGVHHAVATRQR
- a CDS encoding transposase — encoded protein: MLHGQWQDRTSKLDRYRPYLEQRIAEGCTNLSILHRELQERRARCAYSTLRDYVHPLRPGRRPAASRPPMARPPSPREATRWIMSHPDHLRDDDRLRLKTLLARSPELTATTAHVRTFATLMTNREGERLRGWIADVCADQQCGLASFAAGLITDLDAVVFGMSTEWSSGPVEGRVNDLKALKRSMFGRAKLPLLRKRLLLIAASRRP